The sequence ACAATTAAAAAAACAATGAATGAATAATATTTATAATGAGTTTTTCACTACACTTAAAGAATATTTAGTAACATTAGAAATTGACAAAAAACATAAAGGAATTGAAGGTTGTTCTTCTCAAGAAATCGAATCAATTGAAAAAAGAAAAGGCAATTTACCAATTGCTTATAAGGAATATTTGAAAAGTATTGGAAAAAAGTTCTTATTTGAATTTATGGATGCTGAGGATATGGCATTTGACGACCTAGATTATATTGAACAATTTGGGGGAAAAGTTTTTAAAACTAACCAATTTAAAATGGAAAGGCCATATATGGTTATTTCAGAAAGACGAAACGAATATATTACATTAATTTACCTTGACAAAGGAAACAATCCTAAAACTTGGATAATGAGTAAATATTGGGATGAGGAGGAAAAAGGTAAAAATCTAGAAATAAGAACCGATTCATTTACAGATTTAATACTTGTTTTTTTTCAACAGTCACTAATTAATTTCCCATTCACTTTTAACTGGGTTACCGAAGAAGACCAGAAGGACAAGGATGTTGTGGAAAAAAGATATATAAATTGGTTTAGAAATTTACAATCTATTGAAGAAAAAATAAAATCAAATAGTTCAAAAAACACACTTGTAAAGCAGTTAAACGATAAGTTTCTAGATTACTATCTTCCAAGTAAATCAACAATAATTGAAGAGTTAAATAAGTCTAATTTTGGAACAACAATAAATAATGTTAAAAAAACAGATAATATAGCCCCGCAAAATTCAAATAAAAATAAAATTATTAAATGGATAAAAAAGTTATTCAATTAATTGCACACAACAGCTAAGGATTCGTTGCGTTCTTAGCACGACAAAGAAATTAATTTTAAACCCTTAAACAAACTCAGGACAAGCTCACCTTTTACATTCCATTACTATAGCGATTTCGAAAAGTTTTTTAGTGTAGCTTAAAACCGCTATTTTTACTTCAATTTCTAATACAAATTAAAATAAACGGAGATTTTTAGACAAACTGATGTTACACGCAAGCTTAAAAAATTATGGTTATGGAAGAAATATTAGATTATTTTCAAGGCAAAGAATATTTTGATGAACATTCAGAATGGATAGATGAACATGTTGAAAAACATTTTCCGAATGAGGAAGTAAAAGTATTTCATGAGTTTATGTCATTGGATTTTAAATTACATGTCTATTTTATTAAACCTAAAAATTTAAATTATAATATTTTATTGACAAGCGGAATAAGCAGTTTAGAAATGAATGTGCCAGAGATTGTAGAAGAAAAAGATAAATATAAGTTTGCAGAGTTGATGCTGTTAATTCCAAAAGATGTGGAATTTAATGAAGTTTATACTGGAGAAAACAAGAATGATTTTATAATTAAAATGCTAAAGGTTACCGGTAAATTTCCACATCAATATGATACTTGGTTAGGTATTGGGCATACTATTAGATATTCAGAAGATTTAGAAACTTATGGTACAGACACTAACTTCGTTGGTGGTGTTATTTTACCTTCTGCAACTTTTGAAGAAGATTTTACAGAAATAAATAAAAATGGTAGAATTATTAATATTTACAGCTTTTTTCCTCTATATGAAAACGAACTAAACTACAAAATTGAAAATGGATACAATGCTCTATTAGATTTAATAATTAAAAACAATTGCTTGGAAATCTTAGACAACAATAGAAAAGATATAACTCCTAAAAAATCGTTTTGGAACAAATTGAAAAAATAAAAGCCAGTTGCTAACAGCTAAGGTTTATTCATTTCTTCTGTCCCGTCCTGAAATAAGTTGACATAAAATCGACTTATTATGAATAAATCAGAAAACAGGCCAGCAAAGCGTAGTCAACGCGATTATAATCTGGGCTTTAAATTAGCTGTTATTTCTCAAGTAGAAAAAGGCGAACTTACCTATAAGCAAGCTCAAAAGAAGTATGGAATTCAAGGTAGAAGTACAGTTTTGGTTTGGTTAAGAAAATTTGGTAATTTAGATTGGAGTAACCCCAAGCTTTTGTTTATGGTCAAATCTAAAGAAACTCCAGCCCAAAGCATTAAAAGATTAGAGAAAGAATTAGCTGATGAGAAGCTTAAAAACACAGTGCTAAACACCATGATTGATATCTCAGATAGTCAATACGGTACTCAAATTAGAAAAAAGTTTTCACCCAAACCATCCGACGCATCCAACAAGAAGAAGGCATAAGTATGTCCAGAACTTGTAGATTGTTTGGGGTAAGCCGACAAGCTATTTATCAGCAGGAAGCACGTTGTTTAGAACGAGAGAAAGAATTATTAATAGTAAAGCAACTCGTTGAAAAACAAAGAAGAATTATGCCTCGATTAGGCACAAGAAAACTTTATTTTTTACTAGAACAATCTTTTGTTGAAAATAGAATTAAAATCGGGAGAGATGCATTTTTTGCTTATTTGAAAAGAGAAAAAATGCTAGTTAAACCAATGAAAAATTACACAAAAACCACCTTTTCTAAACACTGGTTACGTAAGTACCCCAATTTATTTAAAGATATCGATATCAACAGAATAGAACAGGTTTTTGTTAGTGACATAACTTATATAAAATCTAATAAAAGAACTCATTATCTATCATTAGTTACAGATGTTTTTAGCAGAAAAATAGTTGGTTATCATTTGAGTGATGACATGAGTGCAGAAAGTGTGGTTAAGGCCTTAAGAATGGCAGTAAAAAACAGAAAAACAAACCTTCAATTAATACATCACTCAGACAGAGGTTTACAATATTGTTCTAAAATTTATCAAAATGAATTAACCAAAAATAATATTATTGCTTCTATGACCGATGGCTATGATTGTTATCAAAATGCTCTAGCGGAAAGAATAAATGGTATTCTAAAACAAGAATTCCTCATATACAAATGTAAATCAGGTGATGAACTTAACCTTTTAGTTAGAGAGTCTGTGGAATGCTATAATAGTAAAAGACCTCATTTGAGTTTAAATATGAAAACACCTAACTTTGTATATGAAAAAACCAGTGAAGTTAACTTCACTGGTTTTAATTAATTTATTGTAAAACTCGTCAACTTATTTTAGGACGACTCATTCTTATTGTTTTTTTATTTGGTTTTAACACTAACTTCATATAAGAACTGGCATTATTTATTAACTATAGCTCTTTTTAATAATTTATGTTCAAGTTCTAAAACTTCAAGTTTTATTTTTAACTGAGTTTGTTCGTATAAACTATACCTATTTAACGTTTCTATTGCTTTACTCTCTATTCTTGTTAAGGCCTCATATTCAAAACCCACAAACTCTTTTTTAGACAATGCTAAATGTACAAAGTCTATTGTTCGCAATGCAGCTTGGTATTTTTCTTCTACCTCGTTACACTTTTTTTCCAAACGAAATTGCTTTATAGCAACATCTTTCAATTGTGCTTCCAGTTTTTCAAGTTGTTCCTGTTCTTGTCTTTCTACGGTCGCTTTTCTATGGACACTATCCAAAGGCAATTCATTTGCAATCTTTAATATAAAGCCAAATTTTTCTCTCGATTTAGCAGGCAAACCACGATATCCGATTTTATGCATCGACCATTGACTCCTACTCACATTAAGTAACATCGCCATTTCTTCTTGCGGTAGTATTATTTTTGTTTTAAAAATGGTTTCCTTTTTCATATCTAAATATTTATTTTGTAGTTATGTTTTACTTTCGTTCCTAACATTTGTGTCATTATTTTTTAAAAAACACATTTGCCACGTTTTTTGTTTCAATTTCAAAAAAAAATTAAAAATTGCAACAAAAAGTGTTGCAAAATGAAATAATAAAGAGAAATGACACAAGAATTATGAAAATATAAAATGCTACTTTATCGTAAAACAAAAAAGATGCCAATCTATTTTGTTTAAAAAAATATAAATGAGTTTTACTAATAAAACAAACCTCTAAAAAACAAAAAATTGTATGAATGAAAAAAAATAGTACATTTGCATCAGAATGAAAAAAATACAAAACATATCATTTATACTTTCAAACACAACCTATTATTGCTTAATAATGGGCAAAAAAGTATATGGATATAACACAAAACAACACCGTTGATATAAAATAATAAATCTATAACACTAAGCCCGAACAGAACTGTTCGGGCTTTTTTTATTTAAAACAAAATGGAAACACTTAAAAAATTACATGAAAACGTAGCAATTATGCTTCCCGAAAACGGATTAGAACAAAAGCTACAACAAGCTGAAAAAGAAAACCGAAAACTTAAAATAAAATTAGGTTTTGATCCCACTGCTCCCGATTTACACCTTGGTCATGCTGTCGTACTCAAAAAAATGAAGCAGTTTCAAGAACTTGGACATCAAATTATTATTGTTGTTGGAAGTTTTACAGCAAGAATTGGAGACCCAACAGGGAAAAACAAAAGTCGAAAACCACTTAACCTAGAAGAAGTAAAACACAACGCTACAACCTACATTAAACAACTCTCTAAAATTATCGAAGTAGACCAAGCTGAAATCGTTTTTAATTCGGATTGGTTGGACAACCTACCCTTTTCTGAAGCCTTACAATTGATCTCTAAAGTAACTGTTGCTCAATTAATGCAACGCAAAGATTTTAACAAACGATTTACAGAAAACACACCCATTGCAATGCATGAACTCATCTACCCTATCTTACAAGGTTTTGATTCCGTACAATTGGAATGTGATATAGAAATGGGCGGAACTGATCAACTTTTCAATTGCACCATGGGAAGGCAATTACAAGAAAGTCATAATTTAGCTCCACAAATAGTCATGTGTATGCCGTTATTACGCGGAATAGATGGAACTGAAAAAATGAGCAAATCGCAAAACAATACTATTGGACTAACCGATGACCCCAACACCATGTTTGGTAAAACCATGTCGATTCCCGATGTTTTAATTGAAGAGTTCTTAAACCTTGCCACCGATTTTTCAATAGAAGAAAGGCAACAAATTAATCAACAATTAATTGAGGGTGAAAACCCAATGAATGTTAAAAAGAGGATTGCAAAAAATATCATTAAACAATTTCATGATGAACAGGCAGCAACAGATGCTGAAACATTTTTTATAAACCAATTCCAAAACAAAAAATTCGAAGACAAAAGTTTTAAACAAGTTGTTATTACTACTTTAAACCTACAATCTAATGCGCTAACGACAGTAGCACTTTGTAAAATATTCAAAGAAAATCTATCCAACACTGCCATAAGAAGACTAATAGAAGATGGTGCTGTACAAATAAATAACGAAAAAATAAAAGAACCGTACCAAATGATTGAAATAGCAAAAAACTTAAAAATAAAAATTGGCAAACGCGATTTCTATGAACTACAATAAAGAGATTTGTAATACCAGCTGTGAGTTGAATTTACTGTATAAGAAAATGATGATTTTTTTCTTGATATGAAATAGCGAGGAAAAAAGGGTGTTTTATTCCAGTAAATTCAAGTGATAAATGGTATAAACATTCATTTCACAGATGAAAGTAAATATGTGAAATGAATGTTCTAAACAAAAAAACTCCCAATTACTCAGGAGTTTTTAATATAGATTTATAAGAATTCAAGAACTAAAAAACAAACATAGCTCTCTCACCCATTAGATCATTTACTTCTTCAGCTACTTGTTCTAAAACAGCTTCATCTGTATGATTCATAATTACTTTATCAACTAAAGCCACAATAGTTTCCATATCTTCTTCCATCAAACCACGAGTAGTAATTGCAGAAGTACCCACACGAATACCCGAAGTTACAAATGGAGACTTATCGTCAAAAGGAACCATATTTTTATTTACTGTAATTTCAGCTTTTACCAAAGCATTTTCAGCCTCTTTACCAGTAATATTCTTATTTCTCAAATCAATCAACATCATGTGATTATCTGTTCCACCAGAAATAATTTTATAGCCTCTACTTACAAAAGCAGCAGCCATTGCTTGAGCATTCTTTTGCACTTGCATTGTATATCTGAAAAATTCATCTGTTAAAGCTTCTCCAAATGCAACCGCTTTAGCAGCAATAATATGCATTAAAGGTCCACCTTGATTTCCAGGAAAAACAGACATATCTAAAATATGAGACATCATTCTAATATCACCTTTAGGCGTTTTTAATCCCCATGGGTTCTCAAAGTCTTTACCCATCATAATCATACCCCCTCTTGGACCTCTTAAGGTCTTGTGAGTCGTAGTTGTAACAATATGACAATGAGGAATAGGATCATTCAATAAACCTTTAGCAATTAATCCAGCAGGATGCGAAATATCAGCTAACAATAATGCGCCAACACTATCCGCAATAACACGGAAACGTTCGAAATCCATATCGCGAGAATAAGCCGAAGCACCCGCAATAATCATCTTTGGTTTTTCTTCCAAAGCAATTTCTTGAATTTTATCATAATTTAACCTTCCTGTTTCTTCTTCTACACCATAAAAAGAAGGTGTATATAATTTTCCAGAAAAATTAACTGGAGAACCATGAGTTAGATGACCTCCATGAGATAAGTCAAAACCTAATATTTTATCTCCAGGTTTCAAACAAGCTGCAAAAACTGCAGTATTTGCCTGAGAACCAGAGTGAGGTTGTACATTTACATATTGTGCACCAAATAAAGCTTTTGCTCTATCTATTGCAATTTGTTCTACAATATCAACAACTTCACAACCTCCGTAATAACGCTTTCCAGGATACCCTTCAGCATATTTATTTGTTAAAACAGAACCTGCAGCTTCCATTACTTGATCACTTACAAAGTTTTCGGAGGCAATTAGTTCAATACCGTGAATCTGTCTGTCTTGCTCATCAAGAATCAGATCAAAAATTTGTTCGTCGCGTTGCATTTCTTAGTAATTCGTTAAAATTTATCCAAATTTACAAAAAAGGTTTGTTAAATTGCTAGTAAAGTCTATATTTGATATATAATTTTTCAACAACAAACTAACATTATATTATGCCAAATATAGCGAATGATCCAAAGAGAAAATCATGGATAGAAGTGTCTAAAGAAAGTGACTTTCCTATACAAAATATTCCCTTCGGAGTTTTCATAACTAAAGAAGATGTAATAACAATAGGAACACGAATTGGAGATTCAGCCATAGATATGGGTGCTCTTCAACAATTGGGTTATTTTGAAGGAATCGATTTGACGGATGACATGTTTATGCAAGATACGTTAAACGATTTTATATCGGATGGTAAGAAAACATGGCGATTAGTTAGAAACCGACTTGTAGAGATTTTTAGTATTGACAATCCAAAATTAAGAGACAATAAAAAGCATTGTGATGTTGTTATTTTCGACATGAAAGATGTTGAAATGCTCTTACCTGTACAAATTGGTGATTATACCGATTTTTATAGCTCAAAAGAACATGCAACCAATGTAGGGAAAATGTTTCGTGATCCAGAAAATGCACTTTTACCAAACTGGTTACACATTCCTGTAGGATATCATGGAAGAAGTTCTACAATTGTTCCAAGTGGTGTATCGGTTAAAAGACCAAACGGGCAAACATTACCTCCTGGAGAAACACAACCTGTTTTTGGACCTTCTAAATCTGTGGATTTCGAATTAGAAACTGCCTTCATTACAACAGATGCTAACTTAATAGGAGAACCAATTCCTGTAGGAGAAGCAGAAGATTATATCTTCGGAATGGTTTTATTTAATGATTGGAGTGCAAGAGACATTCAAAAATGGGAATATGTTCCACTAGGACCATTCTTAGCGAAAAACTTTGCTTCGTCTATTTCTCCATGGATTGTAACAATGGATGCTTTAGAAGCATTTAGAGTAAAAAGTCCTGAACAAAATCCAGCTCCTCTTTCTTACTTACAACAAACAGGAGATAATGCTTTCGATATTAATCTTGAAGTTTCTATAAAACCAGAATCAAGTGAAGAAACAGTAGTATCTAAATCTAATTTTAAATACATGTACTGGTCAATGTCGCAACAATTAGCACATCACACTGTTAATGGTTGTAGAATTAACTCTGGAGACATGATGGGAAGCGGAACGATTTCTGGACCAACACCAGATTCTTTTGGGTCTATGCTTGAATTGACTTGGGGTGGAAAGAATCCAATCAAATTGAACGATGGTACAGAGCGTAAATTCATTAATGATAATGATACCGTAATTATTAGAGGGTATTGTGAAAACGAAGATATGAGAATCGGTTTTGGAGAATGTTCTAGTAAATTGCTACCAGCCTTGAAAATTAAATAAAAAAAAGTTTTAATACATTTTTAAAAACAGTTGTAATTAATTATTACAGCTGTTTTTTTATACCTGTAAATGAAAGTTTACGAAAATACAGGCATAAAAAAAGTCCTGAAAGAATCAGGACTTTTAAGTTAATTTGGGTGAATGACCGGGTTCGAACCGGCGACCCTCGGTACCACAAACCGATGCTCTAACCAACTGAGCTACAATCACCATTTTTTTAACGAGTGCAAATATAATAACTTTTTTAATAGCTTCAAAATTTTTTTATTCACTCTAATATTTTTTTTTCATAAAAAATTAAAGCCGATTGAATGTAGCGATATCAACATACTATTGAAAATGAGGAAAAAGTAGGATTATATACAAATAAAACAGAGAAGTGTTAAAATATAGGCATAAAAAAAGTCCTGAAAGAATCAGGACTTTTAAGTTAATTTGGGTGAATGACCGGGTTCGAACCGGCGACCCTCGGTACCACAAACCGATGCTCTAACCAACTGAGCTACAATCACCATTTGTTTAACGAGTGCAAATATAAGCGCTTTTATTATACCTCCAAAGCTTTTTGAAAGTTTTTTTAATCTTTTCTACACCAATTTACTTAAGTCATTGACAGCTAAACATCTTTCTACTGTAAAACCTTCTGCATAATCTACACCAACTAATCTACCTAGGTCTTGTGCACGATAAGAAATAGAATCTAGAAAGTTTTTTGATGTAATTGGCGTTACAGGTTCTTTAGAATCTGAATTATAAAATTGTGATTCGTAAGCTAAAACAGCATTTACTTTTACATCGATAAAACCAGTAATATCTACTACAAAATCTGGAGTTAAATTTTTCCACTGAATATAATGATAAACCTGTTTTGGTCTCCAAGCTTCTTGCTTTACCCCCTTTTCATCAAAAGTTTCGATTTTTGATAATCCAGAAAGAAAACAGGCATCACTAACAAGCTTACTTCCTTTACCATGGTCAATATGACGATCATCAACAGCATTACAAAGAACAATCTCAGGTTGGTATTGTCTAATTTTTTTTATAATTTCTAATTGATGCTTCTCATCATTTAAGAAAAAACCATCTCTAAATCGCAAATTTTCTCTAATAGATACACCAAGAATGACTGCTGCTGCTGCTGCTTCTGCATCTCTAATCTCGGCCGAACCTCTTGTTCCTAGTTCACCCCTAGTTAAATCTATTATACCTATTTTTTTTCCAAGTGAAACTTCTTTGGCAATAGTACCAGAACAACTCAATTCAACATCATCTGGATGGGCTCCAAAAGCCAATATATCTAATTTCATACTCTTTTCAGTTAATTTATAATTTTTAGCATTGTTGCTAATTTATTTTCTGTTTCGTAAAACTCTTTTTCCGGAATACTATCTTTTGTAATTCCGCAACCTACATATAGGTTAATTTGCTTTTCTTCAATTTCCATACATCTTAAGTTGACAAACAAATTTGAAGTTTCATTCCTATTCCATTCTCCTAAAAAACCAGAATAGAATTTTCTATCATATCCTTCTTCTTTTAAAACAAATTCCATCGCTTCCTTTTTAGGCAATCCACAAACTGCTGGTGTAGGATGCATCTTATACAACAACTCTTTAGCGAGTTCTCTATTTATTAATGTAGCTTCAATGTTCGTTTTAATATGCGCTAAAGTACCTGCTTTTGCAGTGTAAGGTTCCGAAAGCTTAATTTCTTCTACAAATGGCTTAATTTCATTTGTAATAAAATCGGTAACAAATTGTTGTTCCTGAATTTCTTTAGCTTCCCAAACGAGAGTATCATTATACAATTGTGTACCTGCTAAAGCAACAGTATTAATAGTAGTACCTTCAATCTTTAACAGTTGTTCTGGTGTTGCTCCCATCCACATTCCTATCTCTGGGTGAAAAAATAAATATCGAAAAGCTGTTTTATATTGCATTACTAATTTTAAAAAAGTATTTTTAAAATTAATTGAAACTGCTAAGTTAACTTTTCGAGAAACTACCACTTTTTGAAACTGTCCTTCTAAAATTGCATCAACACTTCGCTTTACTAAATCTTCAAAATCATTTTTAACTAATGGATCCGTTTCTTCTTTTTCAAAGGTAGAATCTGTATTGTTTTTTTCTTTGATGATTGCTTCAAAAAAATCACACTGCTTTTCACTTAAAATATATTTTTCTGAATTTGAAAAAGGAGCAAAAACAAACCCACTTTGTCCAAAAAACGATTCTAAAACAGCGTTGCGTTGAAAAAAAGCTTGCAAAGTTTCTGAATTTGGAGCGGCATAAATAACAAAAGGTAATTTTGACTGATACTGAGTATCTATTTTATCTAAAATTCCTTGCATTATCTTTGTCTTCTAGATAATACCATATTCGTTAATTTACACAATGAAATTAACTGTTCTTTTTCGTCAACAATTCGAATTTCCCACAAATGAATACTTCTTCCTCTATGTACAATTTTAGCTGTTGCATAAACCATTCCTTCTCTTTTGCTTTTTAAATGATTGGCACTAATTTCTATACCTCTAACTTCAAATTTTTCTGGATCGATAAACATTAATGAAGCAGCACTTCCAACACTTTCTGCTAAAGCCACTGTAGCGCCACCATGCAATAATCCCATTGGTTGATGCACTCTTGGATTTACTGGCATTTTTGCAGTTAAAAAGTCTTCTCCTGCATCTATATATTCTATTTCTAAAGTTTGCATCAATGTGTTTTCAGACATTTTTTTGCAAGCAGCTAACATTTCTTCTCTATTAAGCATTATAATTCTGTTTTTTACAAAAATACAAATTCTATCAACTTTAATCCGTATAACAAAACAATATATCTTACGTTATAACTTTAAAAAAATAATTACTTTTACCAATAAATCCTAATAATATAAAATTCAAATGAGAAATTACTCTTATATATTTATTCTTTTATGTATCGTTTTATTTTCTTGTCGTAAAGATTTTGACTTTGAATCGAGCACAGGAAACTTAGGTTTTTCAAAAGATACAGTATACTTAGACACAGTTTTTACAAACATTGGATCAAGTACTTATACCTTAAAAGTATATAATAAAAGTAACCGAAATATATCTATTCCAAAACTTGAATTAGAGAAAGGAAACAATTCTAAATATCGTTTAATGGTTGATGGAATTCCTGGAAATGTTTTTGAAAATGTTGAAATGTTAGCCAAAGATAGTATGTACATTTTTATAGAAGTAACAGCTGATGCAATAGACGCAAATCCTGCCGATTTTCTATACACCGATCGAATTCTATTTGGAGAAGGAAGCCAAACACAAAAAGTAGAATTGGTTACACTTATACAAGATGCCTACTTTATTTATCCGCAACGTACACAAAATCCAGATGATACTTATACTTATGAATCTATTAATTTAGGTGTTGATATAAATGGCGACCCAATTGAAATTAGAGGAACCGTTTTAGATGAAACCGATCCAATAAATGGGAATGAATTACACATGACAAACAACAAACCTTATGTAATATATGGTTATGCAGTTGTCCCATCAAACAAAACATTAATAGTCGATGCTGGAGCAAGAGTGCATTTTCATGCTGAATCTGGTTTAATTATGGCTAACAATGCTTCAATGCAAGTAAACGGAACACTTTCAACAACTGAAGATTTAGAGAATGAAGTTATTTTTGAAGGAGACAGACTAGAACCTGATTTTTCAGAAGTTTCAGGACAATGGGGAACAATTTGGTTTACACAAGGAAGCACGAATATAAATTTAAAGAATTTAACTATTAAAAATGCAACTGTTGGTCTACTTGTTAGTGGAAACGATGGAACAGCATCACCAACTATAACTATGAATAATGTGCAAATTTACAATTCTAGTAATGTTGGATTATTAGCCCGAACTGGACATATTGATGCAACTAATGTTGTAATTAATAACTCTGGACAAACTAGTTTAGCTTGCACTTTTGGTGGGAATTATAATTTCACACATTGTACAATTGCAAATTATTGGGGAACTCCAAATCAGAATTCCTTATTAATTGATGATTATGACGGAAACCCAACGTATGCCTTGACACAAGCTAATTTTAATAATTGCTTAATCTACGGAACAACCAATTATTCAATATCCTTGAAGAAAGAAGGTATAGACGCTAATTTTAATTATCAATTCAATAATTGTTTAATCAAATTTAACGACTTTAGTAACCAATTTGGTTCACACCCTGAGTATCAATTTTCAGGAAGTAAATACGCAAACTGCCTAATTGCAACAAATTCAAGTACAAACAAACCTGATTTTAAAAACGGAAACAAAAATCAGTTAATGATTGGGAATGATTCTGCCGCAAAAGGAATGGCCGATTTTAATTTCTCAACGGGTACAAATGATATATTAGGAGCTTCAAGAACAAATCCTTCAGATATTGGAGCCTATAATTTTATTATCTTTAACTAATAAACAAAAACTTATAGCATCATGAAAAAATCAGTACTACCTTTATTACTTATTGCAATTAGTTTTGCCTCTTGTAAAAACGAAGAAACAAAAGTAGAAACAGAAGTAAAACCTGTTGATACGACTACAGAAATTGCCGTTGAAGAACCAATAACTATTCCAGATTCTGCTACAATTAATAAAGCGATGATGGACTACATGACTCCAAATGAAGCACATATGAATTTAGCTAAAGAAAATGGAATTTGGGACGAAGAATTAACAATGTGGATGCACGCAGGAGCAACACCACAAACAAGTAAAGCAACTGCTGAGTATAAAATGATTCTTAACGGGATGCATCAAGAAATGACCCATAAAGGCGACTTTATGGGTATGCCATTTGAAGGAAGAGGAACTATGTCTTTTGATAATGCTACACAAGAATATGTTTCAACTTGGGTTGATAATATGAGTTCTGGTGTAACAAACATGAGAGGAAAATTAGATAAGGAAACTAATATTCTTAAAATGGAAGGACAAAGTGTAGATCCTGTAACAAAACAGTTAAAAAGAATGAAAGAAGTCATTACCTATATCGATTCTAACAATCATAAATTAGAAATGTATGATACTGGTTATGATGGCATAGAATTCAAAACAATGGAGATTATCTTAAAAAGAAGAAAATAATTACATTTTATTATTATTAATAAAAATGTTAATAATTTAACAATGCGTTAATTTTTAATAGTGTTTTTGTGTATATATTTACTCTACATAAACACAACTATAATGAAAAAAATTAACGCATTCTTTTTTGTAATACTTTCTGTATGTATTACTTACGGCCAAGCCCCTTCAGGCTATTATTCATCCGCTTCAGGAAATGGCTACACACTAAAAACTCAATTATACAATATTATTAAAAACCATAATAATAGAGGTTATAGTGGACTTTGGACAACATACAATACATCAGATAGAGATCATCAAAACGAAAATGACAATACCATTTTCGATTTATACTCAGAAGTTCAGAATGGCTCAGATCCCTATAACTTCACATACGGTTCTAATCAATGCGGAACCTATTCCATAGAAGGAAATTGTTATAATAGAGAACACATGATTCCGCAATCTGTTTTCAACTCTGCTTCTCCAATGGTTGCAGATGCT is a genomic window of Flavobacterium jumunjinense containing:
- the fahA gene encoding fumarylacetoacetase, which encodes MPNIANDPKRKSWIEVSKESDFPIQNIPFGVFITKEDVITIGTRIGDSAIDMGALQQLGYFEGIDLTDDMFMQDTLNDFISDGKKTWRLVRNRLVEIFSIDNPKLRDNKKHCDVVIFDMKDVEMLLPVQIGDYTDFYSSKEHATNVGKMFRDPENALLPNWLHIPVGYHGRSSTIVPSGVSVKRPNGQTLPPGETQPVFGPSKSVDFELETAFITTDANLIGEPIPVGEAEDYIFGMVLFNDWSARDIQKWEYVPLGPFLAKNFASSISPWIVTMDALEAFRVKSPEQNPAPLSYLQQTGDNAFDINLEVSIKPESSEETVVSKSNFKYMYWSMSQQLAHHTVNGCRINSGDMMGSGTISGPTPDSFGSMLELTWGGKNPIKLNDGTERKFINDNDTVIIRGYCENEDMRIGFGECSSKLLPALKIK
- the bshB1 gene encoding bacillithiol biosynthesis deacetylase BshB1, with the translated sequence MKLDILAFGAHPDDVELSCSGTIAKEVSLGKKIGIIDLTRGELGTRGSAEIRDAEAAAAAVILGVSIRENLRFRDGFFLNDEKHQLEIIKKIRQYQPEIVLCNAVDDRHIDHGKGSKLVSDACFLSGLSKIETFDEKGVKQEAWRPKQVYHYIQWKNLTPDFVVDITGFIDVKVNAVLAYESQFYNSDSKEPVTPITSKNFLDSISYRAQDLGRLVGVDYAEGFTVERCLAVNDLSKLV
- a CDS encoding isochorismate synthase, which codes for MQGILDKIDTQYQSKLPFVIYAAPNSETLQAFFQRNAVLESFFGQSGFVFAPFSNSEKYILSEKQCDFFEAIIKEKNNTDSTFEKEETDPLVKNDFEDLVKRSVDAILEGQFQKVVVSRKVNLAVSINFKNTFLKLVMQYKTAFRYLFFHPEIGMWMGATPEQLLKIEGTTINTVALAGTQLYNDTLVWEAKEIQEQQFVTDFITNEIKPFVEEIKLSEPYTAKAGTLAHIKTNIEATLINRELAKELLYKMHPTPAVCGLPKKEAMEFVLKEEGYDRKFYSGFLGEWNRNETSNLFVNLRCMEIEEKQINLYVGCGITKDSIPEKEFYETENKLATMLKIIN
- a CDS encoding PaaI family thioesterase, giving the protein MLNREEMLAACKKMSENTLMQTLEIEYIDAGEDFLTAKMPVNPRVHQPMGLLHGGATVALAESVGSAASLMFIDPEKFEVRGIEISANHLKSKREGMVYATAKIVHRGRSIHLWEIRIVDEKEQLISLCKLTNMVLSRRQR
- a CDS encoding DUF1579 domain-containing protein encodes the protein MKKSVLPLLLIAISFASCKNEETKVETEVKPVDTTTEIAVEEPITIPDSATINKAMMDYMTPNEAHMNLAKENGIWDEELTMWMHAGATPQTSKATAEYKMILNGMHQEMTHKGDFMGMPFEGRGTMSFDNATQEYVSTWVDNMSSGVTNMRGKLDKETNILKMEGQSVDPVTKQLKRMKEVITYIDSNNHKLEMYDTGYDGIEFKTMEIILKRRK